A section of the Tamandua tetradactyla isolate mTamTet1 chromosome 4, mTamTet1.pri, whole genome shotgun sequence genome encodes:
- the LOC143680161 gene encoding olfactory receptor 6K3-like, which produces MMRSNQTTTVTEFLFSGFPLFEDGSILFFIPLFIIYIFIVIGNLIVFFAIWIDTRLHNPMYNFISIFSFLEIWYTTATIPKMLSNLISKQRTTSMIGCLLQMYFFHSLGNSEGILLTTMAIDRYVAICNPLHYPTIMTPRLCAQLSAGSCIFGFLVLLPEIVWISTLPFCGPNQIHQLFCDFGPVLRLACTDTSVILIEDVIHAIAIIFSVLIISLSYVRIITVILKIPSADGRQKAFSTCAAHLSVFLMFYGSVSLMYLRFSTTFPPVLDTAIALMFAVLAPFFNPIIYSLRNKDMKTAIKKLLCPQKVFNASSSKC; this is translated from the coding sequence ATGATGAGAAGTAATCAAACTACAACTGTGACAGAATTTCTCTTCTCTGGATTTCCCCTGTTCGAAGATGGTAGCATcctctttttcattcctttgttcatCATCTACATATTCATTGTCATTGGGAATCTCATTGTTTTTTTTGCAATCTGGATAGATACACGTCTCCACAATCCCATGTACAATTTCAtcagcattttctcatttttggagATCTGGTATACCACCGCCACCATTCCCAAGATGCTCTCGAACCTCATCAGTAAGCAGAGGACCACCTCCATGATTGGTTGCCTCTTGCAGATGTACTTTTTTCATTCACTTGGAAATTCGGAGGGGATTTTACTGACCACCATGGCCATTGACAGGTATGTAGCCATCTGTAACCCTCTCCATTACCCAACCATTATGACCCCCCGGCTGTGTGCTCAGCTCTCTGCAGGCTCCTGCATCTTTGGCTTTCTTGTGTTGCTTCCAGAGATTGTGTGGATTTCCACATTGCCCTTTTGTGGCCCCAATCAAATCCATCAGCTCTTCTGTGACTTTGGACCTGTTCTGCGCTTGGCCTGCACAGATACTTCCGTGATTCTGATTGAGGATGTGATCCATGCTATTGCCATCATCTTCTCTGTCCTGATTATTTCCCTCTCTTATGTCAGAATCATTACTGTGATCCTGAAGATCCCCTCTGCTGACGGCCGCCAGAAGGCCTTTTCCACCTGTGCAGCCCATCTTAGTGTCTTTCTGATGTTCTATGGCAGTGTGTCCCTCATGTACCTGCGTTTCTCTACTACCTTCCCACCAGTTTTGGACACAGCCATTGCATTAATGTTTGCAGTCCTTGCTCCTTTTTTCAACCCTATTATCTATAGTCTGAGAAACAAGGATATGAAGACTGCAATTAAGAAGCTTCTCTGCCCTCAGAAGGTGTTTAATGCATCTTCAAGTAAATGCTAA